The proteins below come from a single Mucilaginibacter mali genomic window:
- the tamL gene encoding translocation and assembly module lipoprotein TamL — MGKRFIYLIILAMLASACSNTKYLVNNQKLYTGPEVKVDTNELTKSDQKFIANEMKGLVRPVPNSSILGLRVKLWIYNKTHARRNFIQKIFSKWGEPPVLIGAVDVNSNSQIMQNRLQNEGFFLAQTSGDTVSKGKTAKAVFNVYAGPSYSIRNINFPKGKTDLDTAVAGTAKETLLVPGNNYNLDIIKAERVRIDARLKEEGFYYFAPEDLIMRIDTPIANHQLDVTVEVKPETADRARRIYSINNIYIYPNYTLRDTSLMLDKAERYRNYYVVQKREYVRDFVFKQVVQFQPGSTYSRTEHNKALNRFIELGPFKFVKNRFEDVKTDSPKLNVFYFLTPYQRKSLQFEVLGRTTSANFTGTQVNLSWRNRNAFKGAELLTVSLFGSTDVQVSGQNSGSNVYQAGVNTSLSWPRFISPFNFTNSSAFVPHTNLALQYAITNRVSLYSLNSFSGSWGYQWKENLHRSHELNITNVTYVNAANVSQKYKDTITATGNPTLKHVIDNQLTFGPSYSYTFTNTTEDKRINSLYYNGKISTSALALGVLSGADTLAGKVRQVFGANYNQYVKLENEIRFYHKTSYYSSIAMRMMFGLGIPFGNSTIMPYSQQFFIGGTNSLRGFPARSVGPGTYNATSSGSAGSFLPDESGDIKLEANIEYRPKLFSIVNGALFVDAGNIWNLNSHAGLPGGAFGKNFLSQIAADVGFGLRFDLTVLVLRTDFGFPVLKPWLPDGQKFRFDSRAGVFNLAIGYPF, encoded by the coding sequence ATGGGTAAACGGTTTATATATTTAATTATACTGGCTATGCTGGCCAGTGCCTGCAGTAATACCAAATATTTGGTAAACAACCAAAAACTGTATACAGGCCCCGAAGTAAAGGTAGATACCAACGAACTGACCAAAAGCGACCAGAAATTCATAGCCAATGAAATGAAGGGACTGGTGCGGCCGGTGCCCAATTCCAGCATTTTGGGTTTGCGGGTAAAGTTGTGGATCTATAATAAAACCCACGCCCGCCGTAACTTTATCCAAAAGATCTTCAGCAAATGGGGCGAACCGCCGGTACTGATAGGCGCGGTTGATGTGAACAGCAACAGCCAGATCATGCAGAACCGTTTGCAAAACGAGGGTTTCTTTTTGGCGCAAACCAGCGGCGATACCGTAAGCAAGGGAAAGACCGCCAAAGCCGTATTTAATGTATACGCGGGGCCATCGTACAGTATCCGCAACATCAATTTCCCTAAAGGAAAGACCGATTTGGATACCGCCGTGGCCGGTACCGCCAAAGAGACCCTGCTGGTGCCCGGCAATAACTATAACCTGGATATCATTAAAGCCGAGCGTGTGCGTATAGATGCCCGCCTGAAGGAAGAAGGGTTCTATTATTTCGCGCCCGAGGACCTTATCATGCGGATAGATACCCCGATAGCCAACCACCAGTTGGATGTTACGGTTGAGGTGAAACCCGAGACCGCCGACCGTGCCCGTCGCATCTACAGCATCAATAACATTTACATTTACCCCAACTATACCCTGCGGGATACCTCGCTGATGCTGGATAAGGCCGAACGTTACCGCAATTATTACGTGGTGCAAAAACGCGAATACGTGCGCGATTTTGTTTTTAAACAGGTAGTACAATTTCAGCCTGGCAGCACCTACAGCCGTACCGAGCATAACAAGGCGCTGAACCGCTTTATTGAATTAGGTCCGTTTAAATTTGTGAAGAACCGTTTTGAGGATGTAAAGACTGACTCGCCGAAGCTGAATGTGTTTTATTTCCTTACCCCCTATCAGCGTAAATCCTTGCAGTTTGAGGTATTGGGACGCACCACATCGGCCAACTTTACGGGTACGCAGGTTAACCTGAGCTGGCGCAACCGCAATGCCTTTAAAGGCGCGGAACTACTGACCGTATCCCTGTTTGGTAGTACCGATGTGCAGGTATCGGGACAGAATAGCGGCAGCAATGTTTACCAGGCCGGTGTAAATACCAGTCTTTCGTGGCCGCGGTTTATCAGTCCGTTTAATTTTACCAATAGCAGCGCCTTTGTGCCGCATACCAATCTGGCGCTGCAATATGCTATTACCAACCGGGTTTCTTTGTATTCGCTTAACTCGTTTAGCGGATCGTGGGGCTATCAGTGGAAGGAAAACCTGCACCGATCGCACGAGCTGAATATCACCAATGTCACTTATGTAAACGCGGCCAATGTAAGCCAAAAATATAAAGATACCATTACCGCCACGGGCAACCCTACGCTGAAACACGTTATTGATAACCAGCTAACCTTTGGCCCGTCATACAGCTACACTTTTACTAACACTACCGAAGATAAGCGCATCAACTCGCTGTATTATAACGGTAAGATCAGTACTTCGGCGCTGGCCCTTGGCGTGCTGTCGGGCGCGGATACTTTAGCGGGTAAGGTGCGCCAGGTATTTGGCGCTAATTACAACCAGTATGTAAAACTGGAGAACGAGATCCGCTTTTACCACAAAACCAGCTATTACAGCTCCATCGCTATGCGTATGATGTTTGGCTTGGGGATACCGTTTGGCAACTCTACCATTATGCCTTACAGCCAGCAGTTCTTTATTGGCGGGACAAACAGCCTGCGCGGTTTCCCGGCAAGGTCGGTTGGCCCGGGCACTTATAACGCCACATCATCTGGCAGCGCAGGCAGCTTTTTGCCTGATGAATCGGGCGATATTAAGCTGGAGGCCAATATCGAATACCGCCCAAAACTATTCAGCATAGTTAATGGCGCTCTGTTTGTTGATGCCGGTAATATCTGGAACCTTAACTCGCATGCCGGTTTACCCGGCGGCGCCTTCGGTAAAAACTTCCTGAGCCAGATAGCCGCCGACGTAGGTTTCGGCCTGCGGTTTGACCTGACCGTTTTAGTACTGCGTACCGATTTCGGCTTCCCGGTATTAAAACCATGGTTGCCCGACGGACAGAAGTTCAGGTTCGATTCGAGGGCAGGGGTGTTTAATTTGGCAATTGGGTATCCGTTTTAA
- a CDS encoding aspartyl protease family protein has protein sequence MTHPLRIIELNGDGYHPLLDIQLFGQTYTVVLDTGASKTAFDKAQLEVHEDALILASDKLSTGLGTNEMASYTAVIPDLYIGALHIRNMEVAVLDLSTINIAYRQMNHPEVLGVIGGDILMQYSAVIDYGASEIRFSV, from the coding sequence ATGACCCACCCCCTCCGCATTATCGAACTTAACGGCGATGGTTATCATCCCTTACTGGATATTCAGCTATTCGGCCAAACCTATACTGTGGTTTTAGATACCGGCGCATCTAAAACCGCTTTTGATAAAGCCCAGCTGGAGGTGCATGAAGATGCTTTGATATTAGCCAGCGATAAACTATCAACCGGGTTGGGGACAAACGAAATGGCATCATACACGGCCGTGATACCGGATCTGTATATCGGCGCATTACATATCCGTAATATGGAAGTAGCGGTGTTGGATCTGTCTACCATTAATATCGCCTACCGGCAAATGAACCATCCTGAAGTTTTAGGGGTAATTGGCGGCGATATATTGATGCAGTACAGCGCGGTGATAGATTATGGGGCGAGTGAGATCAGGTTTAGTGTATAA
- a CDS encoding PadR family transcriptional regulator, with product MNANPMLKGTLQTIILKLLEDNDRMYGYEITQKVKEASAGEILLTEGALYPALHKLEGEGLLQTTTEIVDGRARKYYSLTEEGGREVSSKLDEARAFIEQLQNVLNLKPAVK from the coding sequence ATGAATGCAAACCCAATGCTGAAAGGCACCCTGCAAACCATCATCCTGAAATTGCTGGAGGATAACGACCGCATGTACGGTTACGAGATCACCCAAAAGGTAAAAGAGGCTTCGGCCGGAGAAATCCTGCTGACCGAAGGCGCCCTGTACCCCGCCCTGCATAAGCTGGAGGGCGAGGGCCTGCTGCAAACCACTACCGAAATTGTGGACGGTCGCGCCCGTAAATATTATAGTCTTACAGAAGAGGGCGGCAGAGAAGTAAGCAGTAAGCTTGACGAAGCCCGCGCATTTATTGAGCAATTGCAAAATGTGCTGAACTTAAAACCCGCTGTAAAATGA
- a CDS encoding cystathionine gamma-synthase family protein encodes MSDKKGFTTTILHSDRLLKPEHGALHQPIHTAVTWGFDDVQGLVNVFQNKAKGYAYSRQGNPTVTALEHKVTQMENGMATIGFSTGMAAITASILALLKQGDHIIASSYLFGNSRSIMQTLSDVGLQFSFVDATSVDEVKAAYQPNTRMVFVETIANPATQVADLARIGDFCADKGLIYMVDNTMTSPYLFKPVSVKASLVINSLTKYIGGHANALGGSVTDTGLFDWTKFDNIAPILREQIKPAMQGMAQIRKRGLRDGGGTLAPEAAHNISVGSETLALRLDRACGNAAALAKFLETHPLVSKVYYPGLESHPQHDLAKQLFSRFGGLMSFALKDGVDTFAFLNHLQLVVKSSNLGDTRTLAIPVAHTIFFELGAERRAEMGIPDSMVRLSVGIEDTDDLIGDFAQALELVK; translated from the coding sequence ATGAGCGATAAAAAAGGTTTCACCACCACCATACTCCATTCTGACAGACTTTTAAAACCTGAGCACGGCGCGTTGCACCAACCTATCCACACCGCGGTAACCTGGGGTTTTGATGATGTGCAGGGACTTGTGAACGTGTTTCAAAATAAGGCTAAAGGCTATGCTTACTCGCGCCAGGGTAACCCAACCGTTACCGCGCTTGAGCATAAGGTTACCCAGATGGAAAATGGTATGGCAACCATCGGTTTTTCGACCGGTATGGCGGCTATCACGGCTTCTATTTTGGCATTGCTGAAACAAGGCGATCATATCATCGCCAGCTCGTACCTGTTTGGCAATAGCCGCAGTATCATGCAAACCCTTTCGGATGTGGGCCTGCAGTTTAGTTTTGTTGATGCTACTTCTGTTGATGAGGTGAAGGCTGCTTACCAGCCTAATACCCGCATGGTATTTGTAGAGACTATTGCCAACCCGGCCACACAGGTTGCCGACCTTGCCCGCATTGGCGATTTCTGCGCTGACAAAGGGCTGATCTATATGGTAGATAATACCATGACATCGCCCTACCTGTTCAAACCAGTTAGCGTGAAAGCCAGCCTGGTCATCAACTCGCTTACCAAATATATTGGCGGCCATGCTAACGCCTTAGGCGGTAGCGTAACCGATACCGGCCTGTTCGACTGGACCAAATTCGACAATATTGCTCCCATACTTCGCGAGCAGATAAAACCCGCTATGCAGGGTATGGCCCAAATACGCAAACGCGGCCTGCGCGATGGCGGCGGCACCCTTGCCCCCGAAGCAGCGCACAATATATCGGTAGGCTCGGAGACGTTGGCCTTACGCCTTGACCGGGCCTGCGGCAACGCGGCGGCTTTAGCTAAATTTTTAGAAACGCATCCCCTGGTGAGTAAAGTTTACTACCCGGGTTTGGAAAGCCACCCGCAGCATGATTTGGCTAAACAATTATTCAGTCGTTTTGGCGGCCTGATGAGTTTCGCGCTGAAAGATGGTGTAGATACCTTCGCCTTCCTGAACCACCTGCAACTGGTAGTAAAAAGCAGTAACCTTGGCGATACCCGTACATTGGCTATCCCGGTGGCGCATACCATATTTTTTGAACTGGGCGCCGAACGCCGTGCTGAAATGGGTATCCCCGATTCGATGGTACGCCTATCGGTAGGTATCGAGGATACCGACGATCTGATAGGCGATTTTGCGCAGGCGCTGGAATTGGTGAAGTAA
- the gyrB gene encoding DNA topoisomerase (ATP-hydrolyzing) subunit B, whose amino-acid sequence MSEENKDKSNYSADNIQVLEGLEAVRKRPSMYIGDTGVKGLHHLVYEVVDNSIDEALAGYCDTIKVTIHKGNSITVEDNGRGIPTGINTKEGKSALEIVMTVLHAGGKFDKDTYKVSGGLHGVGVSCVNALSIHVKTVVHREGKIFTQEYERGKPLFDVKEIGVSDKTGTIQTFQPDEEIFTQTTEYKYDTLATRLRELAFLNKGITLTLTDERETDDAGNFVSDVFFSEGGLREFVKYLDGTRVPIIPEPIYLEGVKNGIPVEMAFQYNDTYSENVHSYVNNINTIEGGTHVAGFRMGLTRTLKAYADKEGLLKNVKVEITGDDFREGLTAVISVKVAEPQFEGQTKTKLGNSEVSGAVNIGVGEILGNYLEENPREAKMIVQKVILAATARAAARKAREMVQRKSVMTGSGLPGKLADCANSDPAVCEIYLVEGDSAGGTAKQGRNRDTQAILPLRGKILNVEKAMEHKIYENEEIKNMFTGLGVSIGTPEDPKALNMTKLRYHKIIIMTDADVDGSHITTLILTFFFRYMKELVEYGYVYIATPPLYQVKKGKEFEYCWNDEQRDLAIQRLKGAGKEDSVHVQRYKGLGEMNAEQLWETTMNPATRTLRRATIENAAECDHTFSMLMGDEVAPRRAFIEKNAKYARIDT is encoded by the coding sequence ATGAGCGAGGAAAACAAAGATAAATCCAATTATTCGGCAGATAACATACAGGTTTTAGAGGGTTTAGAGGCGGTACGTAAACGTCCGTCCATGTACATTGGCGATACAGGCGTTAAAGGTTTGCATCATCTGGTGTATGAGGTTGTAGATAACTCTATCGATGAGGCCCTGGCCGGTTACTGCGATACTATAAAAGTTACGATACACAAAGGCAATTCTATCACCGTTGAAGATAACGGCCGCGGTATCCCTACCGGTATCAATACCAAAGAGGGCAAATCGGCGCTGGAAATTGTAATGACGGTGCTGCACGCCGGCGGTAAATTTGATAAAGATACTTACAAGGTGTCCGGCGGTTTGCACGGCGTGGGTGTATCCTGCGTTAATGCGCTGTCTATCCACGTAAAAACCGTAGTGCACCGCGAGGGTAAGATCTTCACCCAGGAGTACGAGCGCGGTAAGCCACTGTTCGATGTGAAAGAGATCGGTGTATCTGACAAAACAGGCACTATCCAAACCTTTCAGCCCGACGAGGAGATATTCACCCAAACCACCGAGTACAAATATGATACGCTGGCAACGCGCCTGCGCGAACTGGCTTTCCTGAATAAAGGAATCACGCTGACGCTAACCGACGAGCGCGAAACAGATGATGCCGGCAATTTTGTATCGGATGTGTTCTTTTCTGAAGGTGGCCTGAGGGAATTTGTTAAATATCTTGATGGTACACGTGTGCCGATCATCCCCGAGCCGATCTATTTGGAAGGTGTTAAAAATGGCATCCCGGTAGAGATGGCTTTCCAGTACAACGATACTTACAGCGAGAACGTACACTCGTATGTGAACAATATCAATACCATCGAAGGTGGTACCCACGTTGCAGGCTTCCGTATGGGTTTAACCCGTACGCTGAAAGCTTATGCCGATAAAGAAGGACTGCTGAAGAACGTAAAGGTAGAGATCACCGGCGATGACTTCCGCGAAGGCTTGACCGCGGTTATATCGGTTAAAGTAGCCGAGCCGCAGTTCGAGGGCCAAACCAAAACCAAGCTGGGTAACAGCGAGGTGAGCGGTGCCGTGAACATTGGTGTAGGCGAAATTTTAGGTAACTACCTTGAAGAAAATCCAAGAGAGGCCAAAATGATCGTTCAGAAGGTGATATTGGCCGCTACTGCCCGCGCCGCCGCTCGTAAGGCGCGCGAAATGGTGCAGCGTAAAAGCGTAATGACTGGTTCGGGCCTGCCCGGTAAACTGGCCGATTGCGCCAACAGCGACCCCGCAGTTTGCGAGATCTACCTGGTGGAAGGTGACTCGGCGGGTGGTACCGCCAAGCAGGGCCGTAACCGCGATACGCAGGCTATCCTGCCTTTAAGAGGTAAGATCCTAAACGTGGAGAAAGCCATGGAACACAAGATCTACGAGAACGAAGAGATCAAGAACATGTTTACCGGTTTGGGTGTAAGCATCGGCACGCCCGAAGATCCAAAGGCGCTGAACATGACCAAACTGCGTTACCACAAGATCATCATCATGACGGATGCCGACGTGGACGGTTCGCACATTACCACGCTGATCTTGACCTTCTTCTTCCGTTACATGAAGGAATTGGTGGAATATGGTTATGTGTACATCGCCACGCCGCCGCTATACCAGGTAAAAAAGGGTAAAGAATTTGAGTATTGCTGGAACGACGAGCAACGCGACCTGGCCATACAACGCCTTAAAGGTGCCGGTAAAGAAGACAGCGTACACGTACAGCGTTACAAAGGTTTAGGTGAGATGAACGCCGAGCAGTTATGGGAAACCACCATGAACCCGGCCACCCGTACCCTGCGCCGCGCCACTATCGAAAACGCCGCCGAATGCGACCACACCTTCAGCATGCTGATGGGTGATGAGGTTGCCCCACGCCGCGCTTTTATTGAGAAGAACGCGAAGTACGCGAGGATAGATACGTAG
- a CDS encoding OmpH family outer membrane protein translates to MKRSASILTKITFGLAIAAGVTACKQTPTETKSTAAVPVDGKATIVYVNQDSLTAQYKGAIDMRKRLEEKDNSARAAVQAKQQAFQRSYVDAQKRAATMTPDQQKSEGERLQKEQAALQQFQQNAGAEVQNASSEELKKLYDKIVEFTKAYAKEKGYKMVLTYQNGNTTMLYGDPSLDVTADVIKRLNDAYEKK, encoded by the coding sequence ATGAAAAGAAGTGCCTCAATTTTAACCAAGATCACCTTTGGCCTGGCGATCGCAGCGGGTGTAACTGCCTGTAAACAAACCCCAACCGAAACAAAATCAACAGCAGCTGTTCCTGTGGACGGCAAAGCGACCATTGTATACGTTAACCAGGATTCGCTGACAGCCCAATATAAAGGCGCTATCGATATGCGTAAGCGTTTGGAAGAGAAAGATAACTCGGCACGTGCCGCTGTACAGGCTAAGCAACAGGCGTTCCAGCGCTCGTATGTTGACGCTCAAAAACGCGCCGCTACTATGACCCCCGATCAGCAAAAATCGGAAGGCGAACGTTTGCAAAAAGAACAGGCCGCTTTACAGCAGTTTCAGCAAAATGCCGGCGCTGAAGTACAAAACGCGTCATCGGAAGAGTTGAAAAAACTATACGACAAAATTGTTGAGTTCACTAAAGCCTACGCTAAAGAAAAAGGCTACAAAATGGTTTTGACCTACCAAAACGGCAATACCACCATGCTGTACGGCGATCCAAGCCTCGACGTAACTGCCGATGTTATCAAACGCCTGAACGACGCTTACGAAAAGAAATAA
- a CDS encoding nucleoside deaminase, translating into MTDHDKFMRMAIELAENNVVQGQGGPFGAVIVKDGMVVARSANRVVPTNDPTAHAEVSAIRLACKELGSFSLEGCVIYTSCEPCPMCLGAIYWARIDQIYYANTKADAAAIGFDDKFIYDELDLPMDQRKLPVVQLLRDEALQAFRLWETSAGKTEY; encoded by the coding sequence ATGACAGACCACGATAAATTTATGCGCATGGCCATTGAATTGGCCGAGAATAACGTTGTACAGGGCCAGGGTGGCCCCTTCGGCGCGGTGATTGTAAAGGATGGCATGGTGGTAGCCCGCAGTGCCAACCGGGTAGTCCCTACTAACGACCCAACCGCGCATGCCGAGGTATCGGCCATACGTTTGGCTTGTAAAGAACTGGGCAGTTTTAGTTTAGAAGGTTGCGTTATTTACACCAGTTGCGAACCCTGCCCTATGTGCCTGGGCGCTATCTATTGGGCGCGTATCGATCAGATCTATTATGCCAACACCAAGGCCGACGCCGCGGCTATTGGTTTCGACGATAAGTTTATCTACGATGAACTCGACCTGCCTATGGACCAGCGCAAACTGCCCGTTGTTCAACTATTGCGCGATGAAGCCCTGCAGGCTTTCCGTCTTTGGGAAACCAGCGCGGGTAAAACGGAATATTAA
- a CDS encoding DUF1972 domain-containing protein: MKLRIAILGTRGIPNYYGGFEHISEYVSAGLVKRGHEVTVYNSHNHPYSGDTWNGVKIKHCFDPEYLIGTAGQFVYDMNCLLDARKQKFDVVLIMGYTSSSVWGWMYPQKSTIITNMDGMEWKRSKYSKPVQNFLKYAERLAVQYSQYYISDSKVIQSYLADKYHISSSYIPYGAEVFTDQEREQLTPEDALKEDYFLLMARMEPENNIESILEGFNNSNSTKQFQVLGNTDNRFGKYITNKFERDARINFRGGIFDTPKVRQLQNNSYLYFHGHSVGGTNPSLLEAMASEALIAAHNNPFNKSVLNTDAFYFSDAADVRELIENVQRKDPETMMVKNNLNKIQDQFNWEKVIQQYEDFIVESHQSKNFSKVIPDLG, from the coding sequence ATGAAACTACGCATCGCTATTTTAGGCACCAGGGGTATCCCCAATTATTACGGGGGTTTTGAGCATATATCCGAATATGTATCGGCCGGGCTTGTTAAGCGCGGGCACGAAGTAACGGTGTACAACTCGCATAATCACCCTTATAGTGGCGACACCTGGAACGGTGTAAAAATCAAACACTGCTTCGATCCCGAATACCTGATCGGCACTGCAGGTCAGTTTGTTTATGATATGAATTGCCTGCTGGATGCGCGGAAACAAAAGTTTGATGTAGTGCTGATCATGGGATACACCAGCAGTTCGGTTTGGGGATGGATGTATCCGCAAAAAAGCACCATTATTACCAACATGGATGGCATGGAGTGGAAGCGTTCCAAATACTCAAAACCGGTACAAAATTTCCTGAAGTATGCCGAGCGCCTGGCCGTACAATACAGCCAGTACTACATATCCGATTCGAAAGTGATACAAAGCTACCTGGCCGACAAATATCATATCAGCAGTAGCTATATCCCTTACGGTGCCGAAGTATTTACCGACCAGGAGCGTGAACAGCTTACTCCTGAAGATGCTTTAAAAGAAGATTACTTTTTGCTGATGGCCCGTATGGAGCCCGAGAATAACATCGAAAGCATTCTGGAAGGTTTCAACAACAGCAACTCCACCAAGCAATTCCAGGTGCTGGGCAATACCGATAACCGCTTTGGCAAATACATTACCAATAAGTTTGAGCGCGATGCGCGCATCAACTTCAGGGGCGGGATCTTTGATACGCCTAAGGTGCGTCAATTGCAAAACAACTCGTACCTGTATTTTCACGGGCACAGCGTTGGGGGCACAAACCCGTCCTTGCTGGAAGCCATGGCCAGCGAAGCCCTGATAGCCGCGCATAATAACCCCTTCAATAAATCGGTGCTGAATACCGACGCGTTCTACTTTTCGGACGCTGCCGACGTGCGCGAACTGATTGAGAACGTGCAGCGCAAGGATCCCGAAACCATGATGGTAAAAAACAACCTGAACAAGATACAGGACCAGTTTAACTGGGAAAAAGTAATACAGCAATACGAGGATTTTATTGTGGAATCCCACCAAAGTAAAAACTTCAGTAAGGTAATCCCAGATTTGGGTTAA
- a CDS encoding RNA-binding S4 domain-containing protein, giving the protein MPEKEKLRIDKYLWAIRMFKTRTLASDACKAGRVKLDGANIKPSHEVRIGEVYSIAKGIERKVVKVTGLLENRTDAKTAVMFYEDITPVEQTTAFKSMFHAPVLKRDRGTGRPTKRDRREIDDLQGGFFEKKEEE; this is encoded by the coding sequence ATGCCCGAAAAAGAAAAGCTGCGGATTGATAAATACCTATGGGCCATACGCATGTTTAAAACGCGTACCCTGGCATCGGATGCCTGCAAGGCCGGCCGTGTAAAGCTGGATGGCGCGAACATCAAACCATCGCACGAGGTGCGGATAGGCGAGGTGTACAGCATTGCCAAAGGCATCGAACGTAAAGTAGTAAAAGTAACCGGTTTGCTTGAAAACCGCACCGATGCCAAAACCGCCGTAATGTTTTATGAGGATATTACCCCGGTTGAGCAAACAACCGCCTTTAAATCCATGTTCCATGCCCCGGTGTTAAAACGTGATCGTGGCACAGGCCGCCCTACCAAACGCGACAGGCGCGAGATTGATGACCTGCAGGGTGGTTTTTTTGAGAAAAAAGAAGAAGAGTGA
- a CDS encoding 2,3,4,5-tetrahydropyridine-2,6-dicarboxylate N-succinyltransferase yields the protein MATDLRKLIEDAWEDRTLLGENEYITAIETVIERLDKGEMRVAERIGNRWHVNDWVKKAVILYFPIRRMDEDKVGPFVYHDKMKLKTDYKETGVRVVPNAVARYGAHLAKGVILMPSYVNIGAFVDEGTMVDTWATVGSCAQIGKHVHLSGGVGIGGVLEPVQAAPVIIEDNCFIGSRAIVVEGVHVEEEAVLGANVVLTASTKIIDVSGSEPIEYKGRVPARSVVIPGSYTKKFPAGEYQVPCALIIGKRKESTDKKTSLNDALRDNNVAV from the coding sequence ATGGCTACCGACTTAAGAAAACTGATAGAAGACGCCTGGGAAGACCGTACCCTGCTTGGCGAAAACGAATACATTACCGCGATAGAGACCGTAATAGAACGCCTTGATAAAGGTGAGATGCGCGTAGCCGAACGTATTGGCAACCGCTGGCACGTAAACGATTGGGTAAAAAAGGCCGTGATCCTGTATTTCCCTATCCGCCGCATGGACGAAGACAAGGTTGGCCCTTTTGTCTATCATGATAAAATGAAGCTGAAGACCGACTATAAAGAAACCGGCGTACGCGTAGTGCCAAATGCTGTTGCCCGTTATGGCGCGCATTTAGCCAAAGGTGTTATCCTGATGCCATCGTATGTAAATATCGGCGCTTTTGTTGATGAAGGTACCATGGTTGATACCTGGGCTACTGTAGGTTCGTGCGCGCAAATTGGCAAGCATGTTCACCTAAGCGGTGGTGTTGGTATTGGCGGCGTGTTGGAACCTGTACAGGCTGCCCCGGTAATTATCGAGGATAACTGCTTCATCGGTTCACGCGCTATTGTGGTAGAGGGTGTACACGTAGAAGAAGAAGCCGTGCTGGGCGCTAACGTGGTATTAACCGCATCGACCAAGATCATCGACGTAAGTGGCAGCGAACCTATCGAATATAAAGGCCGTGTCCCTGCCCGTTCGGTAGTGATCCCCGGTTCGTACACTAAAAAATTCCCTGCCGGCGAATACCAGGTGCCTTGCGCGCTGATCATCGGTAAACGCAAGGAATCAACTGATAAAAAGACTTCTTTGAATGATGCTTTACGCGACAACAATGTTGCTGTGTAA